The following coding sequences are from one Deltaproteobacteria bacterium window:
- a CDS encoding AAA family ATPase, protein MIENILIAFFAGGHVLIEGVPGTGKTLIVRSLADVLNLSFNRIQFTVDLMPADITGTRMVMDREEGRREFVFVEGPVFAHVLLGDEVNRSTPKTQAALLEAMAELQVTVAGTTYRLLPPFFVLATLNPIEMEGTYPLPEAQLDRFFFKVRLTYPTHHEIQRIIGTTTTTAAPDLEPVFDRNEAPEKVLALRQLVREVMVAPHIEEYVAALIHATIPAGAKYVSATDAARVQLAKDDYVNKYVGFGASPRGGQALVLGAKVAALLAGRANVSYEDVDRVTIPALNHRLVLNFAAEAEGIDPASIIARIVQSARKLRR, encoded by the coding sequence ATGATCGAGAACATCCTTATCGCCTTTTTTGCCGGCGGACATGTGCTCATCGAAGGCGTGCCCGGTACCGGCAAGACCTTGATTGTCCGCTCGCTCGCCGACGTGTTGAACCTGAGCTTTAACCGGATTCAGTTCACCGTCGACCTCATGCCCGCCGACATTACCGGCACGCGCATGGTCATGGACCGCGAGGAAGGACGCCGCGAGTTCGTTTTTGTCGAAGGCCCGGTTTTTGCCCATGTGTTGTTGGGCGACGAAGTCAATCGTTCCACCCCGAAAACCCAAGCCGCGCTGCTGGAAGCCATGGCCGAGCTGCAAGTCACCGTAGCCGGCACGACCTATCGTTTATTGCCGCCCTTCTTCGTGTTGGCTACTCTGAATCCGATCGAAATGGAAGGCACCTATCCGCTGCCGGAAGCGCAGTTGGATCGTTTCTTCTTCAAAGTGCGCCTCACCTATCCGACCCATCACGAGATCCAGCGTATTATCGGGACGACCACCACCACCGCCGCTCCGGACCTGGAGCCGGTGTTCGATCGCAATGAAGCACCGGAAAAAGTCCTTGCCCTGCGGCAACTCGTGCGTGAAGTCATGGTGGCTCCGCATATTGAAGAGTATGTCGCCGCACTGATTCACGCGACCATTCCTGCCGGAGCGAAATATGTGAGCGCGACGGATGCCGCGCGAGTGCAACTCGCCAAAGACGACTACGTCAATAAATATGTCGGGTTTGGCGCTAGCCCGCGCGGTGGGCAGGCGCTTGTACTCGGGGCGAAAGTGGCGGCGCTGCTCGCCGGGCGCGCCAACGTGAGCTACGAGGATGTGGATCGCGTCACGATTCCGGCGTTGAATCATCGTCTCGTGCTGAATTTTGCCGCCGAGGCGGAAGGGATTGACCCCGCGAGCATCATTGCGCGTATCGTGCAGTCGGCTCGGAAACTGCGACGATGA